A region from the Cryptosporangium minutisporangium genome encodes:
- the rpsI gene encoding 30S ribosomal protein S9, with product MPSVTIPVVAEKPIQTVGRRKEAIVRVRLVPGTGQFKLNGRTIEEYFPNKVHQQLIREPFVTLEKTEQFDVIASLRGGGITGQAGALRLAIARALITVEPDDRPALKKAGFLTRDPRVKERKKYGLKKARKAPQYSKR from the coding sequence ATACCCAGCGTGACCATCCCTGTCGTCGCGGAGAAGCCGATCCAGACGGTCGGCCGCCGCAAGGAGGCCATCGTCCGGGTCCGGCTCGTTCCGGGCACCGGCCAGTTCAAGCTCAACGGCCGCACCATCGAGGAGTACTTCCCGAACAAGGTGCACCAGCAGCTCATCCGTGAGCCGTTCGTCACCCTCGAGAAGACCGAGCAGTTCGACGTCATCGCGAGCCTGCGGGGCGGCGGCATCACCGGTCAGGCGGGTGCGCTCCGGCTTGCTATCGCTCGTGCGCTGATCACCGTCGAGCCCGACGACCGTCCGGCGCTGAAGAAGGCCGGCTTCCTCACCCGTGACCCCCGGGTGAAGGAGCGGAAGAAGTACGGCCTCAAGAAGGCCCGTAAGGCGCCTCAGTACAGCAAGCGCTGA
- the rplM gene encoding 50S ribosomal protein L13, protein MRTFSPKAGDVQRQWHVIDASDVVLGRLASHVAQLLRGKHKPIFAPHVDTGDFVIVVNASKVALTGNKRETKVAYRHSGYPGGLKRVAYNELLETRPERAIELAVRGMLPKNKLGRQLLSKLKVYAGPEHPHSAQKPTPFEISQVAQ, encoded by the coding sequence GTGCGTACGTTTAGCCCGAAGGCCGGAGACGTCCAGCGTCAGTGGCACGTCATCGACGCGAGCGACGTCGTCCTCGGACGGCTCGCGAGCCACGTAGCCCAGCTGCTGCGGGGCAAGCACAAGCCGATCTTCGCGCCCCACGTCGACACCGGTGACTTCGTCATCGTCGTGAACGCGTCCAAGGTCGCCCTGACCGGCAACAAGCGCGAGACGAAGGTCGCCTACCGGCACTCCGGTTACCCGGGCGGCCTCAAGCGCGTCGCTTACAACGAGCTGCTCGAGACGCGTCCCGAGCGGGCCATCGAGCTCGCCGTTCGCGGCATGCTCCCGAAGAACAAGCTCGGTCGCCAGCTGCTGAGCAAGCTCAAGGTCTACGCAGGCCCGGAGCACCCGCACAGCGCACAGAAGCCGACGCCGTTCGAGATCAGCCAGGTAGCGCAGTAA